A single genomic interval of Musa acuminata AAA Group cultivar baxijiao chromosome BXJ3-4, Cavendish_Baxijiao_AAA, whole genome shotgun sequence harbors:
- the LOC135635071 gene encoding sugar transport protein MST6-like — translation MAGGGLAPSNGQVKHYNGRVTSFVIVTCVIAATGGLIFGYDIGVSGGVTSMDEFLEKFFPSVYQQEKTASGSKNQWCQFDSQMLTSFTSSLYVAGLISTYFASMVTQAFGRKSSMLFGGAAFLLGSAINGVAMNVAMLIIGRIMLGVGVGFANQAVPLYLSEMAPPQLRGALNMGFQMATTIGIFVAGLVNYGTGKLHAGYGWRISVALAAVPALIMTLGAIALPDTPNSLVERGLRDQAKATLQKIRGTDDVEAELQDMIEATEEAKKVSDPWSSILRPEHRPHLVMAIAIPMFQQLTGINVIMFYAPVLFKTIGFGDSASLMSAVISGLVNVFATTVSIATVDKFGRRILFLEGGIQMVVSQVAVGAILGTFFGDAGTGKLSPGLANLVLALICVYVAAFAWSWGPLGWLVPSEIFPLNIRSAGQSIVVGVNFFFTFVIAQLFLMALCHLKSGLFHLFAAFVVVMTLFVVFLVPETKGVPIEEMTLVWKKHWFWKKYMLDDHITPSEHRRED, via the exons ATGGCAGGTGGTGGGTTAGCGCCCTCAAATGGCCAGGTGAAGCACTACAATGGCCGTGTCACATCCTTCGTGATCGTCACTTGCGTGATCGCGGCCACCGGTGGCCTAATCTTCGGCTACGACATTGGCGTCTCGG GGGGTGTGACTTCCATGGATGAATTCCTTGAGAAGTTCTTCCCATCGGTGTACCAGCAGGAGAAGACGGCCAGCGGGTCGAAGAACCAATGGTGCCAGTTCGACAGCCAAATGCTGACGTCCTTCACGTCGTCCCTCTACGTCGCGGGGCTCATCTCCACCTACTTCGCGTCCATGGTGACCCAGGCATTTGGCAGGAAGTCATCCATGCTGTTCGGCGGGGCGGCCTTCCTCCTGGGCTCAGCCATCAATGGCGTCGCCATGAACGTGGCCATGCTCATCATCGGCCGCATTATGCTTGGTGTCGGCGTGGGGTTCGCCAACCAGGCCGTCCCGCTTTACTTGTCCGAGATGGCACCGCCGCAGCTCCGAGGGGCGCTCAACATGGGGTTCCAGATGGCCACCACCATCGGCATCTTCGTCGCCGGCCTTGTGAATTATGGCACGGGAAAGCTCCATGCGGGATACGGGTGGCGCATATCGGTGGCCCTTGCTGCCGTACCGGCTCTCATCATGACCCTTGGTGCCATCGCCCTCCCCGACACCCCCAACTCCCTCGTCGAGCGTGGCCTGCGCGACCAGGCCAAGGCCACGCTTCAGAAGATCCGGGGGACCGACGACGTCGAGGCGGAGCTGCAGGACATGATCGAGGCGACCGAGGAGGCGAAGAAGGTGAGCGACCCTTGGAGTAGCATCCTCCGCCCGGAGCACCGCCCGCATCTCGTCATGGCCATCGCCATCCCCATGTTCCAGCAGCTCACCGGCATCAACGTGATCATGTTCTACGCGCCGGTGCTCTTTAAGACCATCGGCTTCGGGGACAGCGCCTCGCTCATGTCGGCCGTCATCTCCGGCCTCGTCAACGTCTTCGCGACCACCGTGTCCATCGCAACCGTCGACAAGTTCGGCCGCAGGATCCTGTTCCTGGAGGGCGGGATTCAGATGGTGGTGAGCCAGGTGGCCGTCGGGGCCATCCTGGGGACCTTCTTCGGGGATGCCGGCACCGGGAAGCTCTCGCCAGGGTTGGCCAACCTGGTGCTGGCGCTCATCTGCGTCTACGTCGCAGCGTTCGCGTGGTCGTGGGGGCCGCTCGGCTGGCTGGTGCCCAGCGAGATCTTCCCGCTCAACATCCGGTCGGCGGGACAGTCGATCGTGGTCGGCGTCAACTTCTTCTTCACCTTCGTCATCGCGCAGCTCTTCCTCATGGCGCTCTGCCACCTCAAATCCGGTCTGTTCCACCTGTTCGCTGCCTTCGTGGTAGTGATGACATTGTTCGTCGTCTTCCTGGTGCCCGAGACGAAGGGCGTGCCCATCGAAGAGATGACTCTGGTGTGGAAGAAGCACTGGTTTTGGAAGAAGTACATGCTCGACGACCACATCACGCCATCGGAGCACCGGCGAGAAGACTGA
- the LOC135634663 gene encoding serine carboxypeptidase-like 34 isoform X3, which yields MIGLIFRRLGPGCSSIGYGEAEELGPFLMQKGKPELMFNKHSWNKEANLLFLESPVGVGFSYTNTSSDLNSLGDKITAEDSYIFLLNWFKRFPQFKSHDFYIAGESYAGHYVPQLSEKIFDENKKASKENYINFKGFIIGNALMDDDTDQTGMVDYAWDHAVISDRVYHDVKKSCNFSEENVTKACDDALEEYFAVYDIIDMYSLYAPVCVRPNTSMSWSERSYFVEGASPKLFSKYSGWHQKPAGYDPCVSLYSEVYFNREDVQEALHANVTKLGYNWTHCSSDVITRWNDAPASVLPVIRKLIHGGIRVWVFSGDTDGRIPVTSTRYTLHKLGLKTTREWTPWYDRKQVGGWTIIFDGLTFVTVRGAGHQVPTFAPRQARQLIHHFLDDQELPSSPF from the exons ATGATTGGATTGATTTTTCGAAGATTAG GGCCTGGTTGTTCTTCCATCGGGTACGGAGAGGCAGAGGAGTTGGGGCCTTTTCTGATGCAAAAGGGGAAGCCAGAGCTCATGTTCAACAAGCATTCCTGGAACAAAG AGGCCAATCTGTTGTTTCTCGAGTCTCCGGTGGGCGTGGGATTTTCTTACACAAACACCAGTTCTGACTTGAACTCACTCGGGGATAAGATCACCG CCGAAGACTCGTACATTTTCCTGCTCAACTGGTTCAAGAGGTTCCCGCAGTTCAAATCCCATGACTTCTACATCGCTGGAGAAAGCTATGCAG GGCATTATGTACCTCAACTTTCCGAGAAAATATTCGACGAAAACAAAAAAGCTTCCAAGGAGAATTACATCAACTTCAAGGGTTTCATA ATTGGAAATGCGTTGATGGATGATGATACTGATCAGACCGGAATGGTCGACTACGCATGGGATCATGCTGTCATCTCCGATCGTGTGTACCATGATGTCAAGAAGAGCTGCAATTTTAGTGAAGAGAATGTCACCAAGGCATGCGATGATGCGTTAGAAGAGTACTTTGCAGTGTACGATATCATCGATATGTACAGCTTGTATGCCCCTGTTTGTGTCCGACCGAACACATCCATGTCTTGGAGCGAAAGGTCATACTTCGTCGAAGGCGCCTCCCCCAAGCTGTTCTCCAAATAT AGCGGATGGCATCAGAAACCGGCAGGTTATGATCCTTGTGTCTCGCTCTATAGCGAGGTGTACTTTAACCgagaagatgttcaagaagctctTCATGCCAATGTCACCAAACTTGGTTACAATTGGACTCACTGCAG CAGTGATGTGATTACCCGTTGGAATGATGCACCGGCCTCTGTTCTCCCAGTCATCCGCAAGCTCATCCATGGCGGCATCAGGGTGTGGGTCTTCAG CGGTGATACGGATGGAAGAATTCCAGTCACCTCCACGAGATACACGCTGCACAAGCTTGGCCTGAAAACAACTCGAGAGTGGACGCCATGGTACGACCGCAAGCAG GTCGGTGGGTGGACGATCATCTTCGACGGGCTCACCTTCGTCACGGTGAGGGGCGCAGGTCATCAAGTCCCCACGTTTGCTCCCAGGCAGGCTCGACAGCTCATTCATCATTTCTTGGACGACCAGGAATTGCCTTCTTCCCCGTTCTAG